A DNA window from Thalassospiraceae bacterium LMO-JJ14 contains the following coding sequences:
- a CDS encoding type II secretion system F family protein encodes MIWGMTGGLTDLVVIFAGTLAVMMIVGWLALTVIGRQRRLSARVERIGERARPLSSEERQIRQLKRKTQTSSPFLEGLAKRLLPRPQELRLRLQRTGYRMSLGRYFLISLGIGIAVAMLCRMTMQLPWFALAAAGIVAGIGLPHLIVGWLVARRLNRFTALFPDAIDLMVRGLRSGLPVTETITAAGREMSDPVGPEFRRISDAVRLGQSLEDALWDTARRLDTAEFKFFVISLSVQKETGGNLAETLSNLSEILRSRKQMRLKIKAMSSEAKASAMILGSLPFVMFAIIWFMSPNYEQVLFEDMRGRIMLGVALGLMGSGILVMRRMIRFEI; translated from the coding sequence ATGATCTGGGGGATGACCGGTGGGCTGACCGATCTCGTCGTCATCTTCGCCGGCACGCTGGCGGTGATGATGATCGTCGGCTGGCTGGCATTGACGGTCATCGGTCGGCAACGGCGGCTGAGCGCGCGTGTCGAGCGGATCGGCGAACGCGCGCGGCCGCTGAGCAGCGAGGAACGGCAGATCCGCCAGCTCAAACGCAAGACACAGACCTCGTCGCCGTTTCTGGAAGGATTGGCGAAACGCTTGCTGCCCAGGCCGCAGGAACTGCGCCTCAGATTGCAGCGCACCGGGTATCGAATGTCGCTTGGCCGTTATTTCCTGATCTCGCTGGGGATCGGCATTGCCGTTGCAATGCTGTGCCGCATGACGATGCAACTGCCGTGGTTCGCCCTTGCGGCGGCGGGGATCGTCGCCGGTATCGGTCTGCCGCACCTCATCGTCGGCTGGCTGGTGGCGCGGCGTTTGAACAGGTTCACGGCGCTGTTTCCGGACGCTATCGATCTGATGGTACGCGGCCTGCGCTCGGGGCTGCCGGTCACGGAAACCATCACCGCCGCCGGACGCGAGATGAGCGACCCGGTGGGGCCGGAGTTCCGCCGCATTTCCGATGCCGTCAGGCTCGGCCAGTCCCTGGAGGACGCGCTCTGGGATACCGCCCGCCGGCTCGATACGGCGGAGTTCAAGTTCTTCGTCATCAGCCTGTCGGTGCAGAAGGAAACCGGCGGCAATCTGGCGGAAACGCTGTCCAATCTTTCGGAAATCCTGCGTTCCAGAAAGCAGATGCGCCTGAAGATCAAGGCCATGTCCTCGGAAGCCAAGGCCAGCGCCATGATCCTGGGTTCATTGCCGTTTGTGATGTTCGCCATCATCTGGTTCATGAGTCCGAACTACGAGCAGGTCCTGTTCGAGGACATGCGCGGGCGCATCATGCTGGGCGTGGCGCTCGGCCTGATGGGCTCGGGCATTCTGGTGATGCGCAGGATGATCAGGTTCGAGATATGA